In Oryzias melastigma strain HK-1 linkage group LG14, ASM292280v2, whole genome shotgun sequence, the DNA window TCTGTCACAACCTGAAACCGAGGCTATGAACACTTATATCCAGGAAGAACTGCAGAAGGGATTCATCCGGCCCTCTACGTCACCTGCATCTGCTGGATTTTTCTTCGTCAAGAAAAAGGACGGAGGGCTTCGCCCCTGCATTGACTTCCGAAGTTTGAATGAAATCACCGTCAAATACCGCTATCCCCTACCATTGGTTCCACCGGCTCTTGAACAACTTCGTCGAGCTCGATATTTCACCAAGCTGGACCTACGTAGTGCTTACAATCTGATTCGCATTCGTGAGGGTGACGAGTGGAAGACGGCGTTCTCGACCACGTCTGGACATTATGAGTACCTGGTCATGCCCTTCGGGCTCTGCAACGCTCCTTCTGTATTCCAGGCCTTCATTAATGATGTGTTCCGTGACATGCTTCAGAGTCATGTTATTGTGTATATTGATGACATCCTCGTTTACTCCACCACTTTTGATGAACATGTCTCCCATGTCCGCAGGTTCTTCAACGTCTCATCAAGCACAACCTATATGCAAAAGGGGAGAAGTGCGAGTTTCATCAAACCTCGATTGCGTTCCTGGGTTATATCATCAGTGCTCAAGGCGTCGCCATGGATCAAGGCAAGGTGGAGGCAGTTTTGCAGTGGCCACAACCCTCTACTGTGAAAGAATTACAGCGTTTTCTTGGCTTTGCAAACTTTTATCGCCGTTTCATTCGGGGTTTTAGCTCAGTGGCGGCCCCTCTCACGTCCCTCCTAAGAGGGGCCACGAAACATCTTCTCTGGACCCCGGAAGCGAGCTCTGCCTTTCAAGCCCTGAAGAAACGCTTTTCAGAGTCACCCATTTTGCATCATCCGGACCCAACTGCCCAGTTCATTGTGGAGGTGGACGCCTCAAATACTGGTATTGGTGCTGTGTTGTCCCAGCGCCACGGCCAACCGCCCAAAATGTTCCCTTGTGCTTACTTTTCCAGGAAACTCACTGATCCAGAGCGTAATTATGACGTGGGGGACAGAGAACTGCTCGCCATGAAAGATGCCTTCACCGAGTGGAGACATTGGTTGGAGGGAGCTTCTCAGCCATTCTTGGTCCTGACTGACCACAAGAATTTGGAATACATCAAATCAGCAAAAAGGTTAAACCCACGTCAGGCTCGCTGGTCTCTTTTCTTTTCCCGCTTTCAGTTCCAGATCTCCTATCGACCGGGCTCCAAGAATGGGAAGGCTGATGCCCTGTCCCGCCTGCACGACACCAACAGAGACGAACCACTTCATCCCGAGAACATAGTGCCTGCCTCTCTAATCCTGGCCCCTGTCCAATGGGACATAATGACTGAACTGGAGGAATGTAATGCTGCTGACCCGCCTCCGCCGTCCTGTCCAGCAAATCTGGTCTACGTTCCTCCATCCCATCGGCAACGGGTCTTACACCTGGTACATGACACACCGGCAGCAGGACATCCAGGTATGGCAGGCACTCAGACTCTCTTGCAGAACTCCTTTTGGTGGCCCACAATGCAGGCAGACGTGGCCCAGTTCGTCTTAGGATGCGCATCCTGCCAAATGGCCAAATCACCTCGCCAACTTCCAGCCGGTCTTCTGCAGCCTCTGCCTATACCTCAACGCCCTTGGTCACACATTGCAGTGGACTTTATCACTGACTTACCCCGCTCTCGAGGTAATACCACAATCCTGACCATAATAGATCGCTTTTCCAAGGCATGTTGTCTCCTACCTCTTCCCAAGTTACCCACTGCTCTAGAGACTGCCGAGCAACTCATCAGTCACGTTTTCCGGCATTATGGCCTCCCTGAGGACATCGTCTCGGACCGCGGCCCGCAGTTCACGTCAAGAGTTTGGAGGGAGCTGTGTAAAGGGTTGGACATAAATGTCAGCTTAACATCCGGCTACCATCCCCAATCCAATGGCCAGGTGGAGCGTCTTAACCAGGAGGTAACCCGATTCCTGAGGACGTACTGCAGTCACCATCAGGAGAATTGGAGCCGGTTCCTGGTCTGGGCTGAGTACGCCCAGAATTCGCTTAGGAAAGCTGCCACTGGACTCACGCCTTTCCAGTGTGTTCTAGGATTCCAACCACCATTCTTCCCCTGGTCAGGGGAACCCACCACACTGCCCGCTATAGACGACTGGTTTCAGCGTAGCGAGGAGACCTGGAGGGCAGCCCACATACAACTCCAACACGCTGTCCGCCGATCTCAAAATCAAGCCAACCGGCATCGCCGTGAAAGTCCCAGCCTGGTTCCTGGTCAGTGGGTTTGGCTGTCCACACGAGATCTACGGATGAAACTACCATGCAAAAAGCTCAGCCCAAGGTTTGTGGGTCCCTTTCAAATTATCAGGCAGATCACTCCTGTCTCTTTCCGTCTCCGATTACCTCCAGAGTACCGGATCTCTCCCACTTTCCACGTCTCCCTGCTCAAACTCGCCACGGGACCTCACGATGTGGAAACACGATCGGGATCCCCATGTGTCGACGAAACCCCCTTGTTGGTGGACGGTGAAGAGGCATACCGGGTCAACAAGATCTTGGACTCCCGGCGCCGGGGTGGCCAGCTTCAATACCTGGTGGACTGGGAGGGGTACGGCCCAGAGGAACGCTCCTGGGTTGCTTTGGATGACATCCTTGACCCCTCTCTCCTCTCGGACTTCCATCGTGACCATCCGGACAGACCGGCTCCCCGACCTCGTGGCCGACCCAGGCGTCGGAGGCTTActcgcttccggagccgctcgcAGGAGGGGGGCTCTGTCACAGTTCAACCTACCTCCTCCACTgtcgaccaccagagggagccatcgcctgaGTTTTGACATCTTCCTCACTCTCTCATCAGCCTTTGCTCTCTGCTCCCAAGTTCACCAGCTGTTCCACATCAGACAATCACCTCAAAGAGTATTTAGTCTGGCACCAAGCAGAACTCAGTGCGTAGTCTTGTTTTTGCATTGCAAACAGTCTAAGCGTTAATCCCTGTCTGTTTTCTCTGTGTTCTGACCCTCGCCTGTTTCCACGTCTACCAGCCTCGCTCCATGTGTTTGACTCTTGCCTGGATTATGACTCTGCTCTGCCTCGCCCTTGTCTGTTACTCACGCCATTAAAACCTTTGCGTATGGATCCACATGTCTCAGCGTCTtcgttacacacacacacacacaggccaCAGGCGTGCAAGCCACTCGCAGAGAGCCTGCATAGAGAAACATCAtttgctctgcatttttctaaattttcgCACAGGCCtagacaaacagattttttcattttctgcatcgaTGAACAGGTTGatgatttttaattcttttttttttttttttacaggttcatgaagaatcgttacatccttactTCCTGGTTTCATGGACTTGTTGTCTCTGAACAGTCTTTGAGGCTAAACTTGTCTGACTACACAGGAGTCTGTGTATCCTATAGTAGGGTTCCAAAACACATGTTAATAGAGAAGGCTGGTTGGTTCTCTGAAACATTAGTAAGGTATCGCACCAGATCACCCTTCATGTCAGGAGGTGTGCTTACCTAGACTCATGAGAAAAGATTACCTTGGACCTGTAAAAAAAGCCCCTCTTCCCAGAGAGCTGACATCACCCTTCGCCTGCCAGTCAAGGCTGACGTAATGTAAGAAAGCTGTAGGGATGAGCGCCCAGGGGGCGTGTCCTACACTGAAAAAGCTTACTCAAGTTTCAGAGAACCGAGACCCATTACTTAAGCTTGCCTTATCCAAATGAAACAATGGTGCAGTGATCCAGCAGTTTGTTCCTGTTCAATAATGCAGATTAGAGATGCTCATTCTCCCAAACCTCCTGGATAAAGTGTTTATCAttgatatttttcaataaacaatagctgatttgTGTTCTAAACTATTCTTACTTTGTTCAATAAACTCTTCTCTTGACATTTCATCTGGACAATGGTCTTTTTTTGGCCTCATTTTAATTCATACCCTTTCAGATAGGTGATTAGACACCtgcacatgaacacacacaacaAAGCTGAACAGTAGTTAGGATTGGCTCCACCTCTTTCATGTCTATGAATGAGCTGTTTCAGCTCCTTTTTGGACAGGGAGGATGTGGTGAAGGGTTTCAAATCCTTTGAAATTCAGCACTTCAAATGAAGGGGTTAGTCCTGACATACTTTAGCAGCAGTATGTGCAGCACATCAGGCTGTTTCTGAAGACACTATTACTGAGTTTGACTTCCAGACGTGTCAAGTTTCAGGTCCTTTTGAGCAACCCTGATATAGACAGATAGTGTTACACGTCTGTATCTGTCAAACATGTGCTCTTCAACTTAAGTGAGGAGCTTTGGAGAAATGTTCTGTGCTTGAAAGGAGACCCCGGCTGATTATTAGCCGTGGATCTGCATTCCTTCTGGGTGTGAGCAGAGTAGTGTCAGGGCAGTGCTGCATCTGGCTGGGCGAGCCCCATCTGAGCTGTCAGCTGTCCAGAGCAAAGCCTGTTGTCAAGGACGTCTCAGATGACTGTTTCTCTGTCGCATTGACTGCAATGCATGGACTGCTATAAATAGAAGCTTGCTGCATACTAAAAAGCTATTTAAAGCAGCCTATGAAACATGTAAACTCCCTAACTGACATAGTGCCACACAGCCATGAAACCAGACATGGACAGCCACTTACTTGGAGAAATCAAACTTTGGGAACCTGATGAAGTTCTTGATGTAGATGGTAAAGTTCTCTGCTTCACTCAGTAAGGGTTCTCTTAAAGCAGAAGACACAAAGCTGAGTGagaaattgcagaaaaaaacatcactgtagtacaaaaaagcaggaatatttcAGTCCACAGAGAAGAACACAGGAAATGTTAATGGTTCTTGAAGAAAGAGGAACTCTCACATGGGTCTTTTGCTGTGTTCTACAGGACACCAAGCATAAATTTCACAAGTTCCAGTCCTGTTCAAGCACAAGCCCGTCATTATTCCTACcaggaagaacaaaaaatacagggttgtgtcaggaagggcatccagcgtGAAACGTATCACCAAACCGGCAAACCCTGAAGGGAtgtgccgaaaggtgaacaagaACAATTTGAGCTTGTTTGCAAACACAGATGTCAATGCTGATGAAATGTCCAAAGACTTCTTGATGTAGAACTCTCACCGTGTCCAGCTGCAATGTTCTCCCCTTCAAGACAGTCTTCGTTACTTTGGCATCTTCCATTAGGCACCTTAGGACTCTAAGAGCAGAGCACTTTCAGGAAGAAAGCAGGTgattatttgaacaaaatacaGCATTTTTGCCCACACTCACCTCAGCACAGAACCTCAGCCTCTGATTAGGAGTCTCTATGTAATTGGTCACGATAAAGAACACCTGCTCACCCTACAAAAACCAATTCAATCCGAGAGGGGGATGGAGAAGCAAAAGGTTAAACAGAATACTGTCCATTAGTTGAGCAACATTGCTAAATCATTGGAGACAAATGCCTTCAGCAAATGTGGCAAAACAGACGCTGGAAAAACTCCTTTGTCTTCAAACGGAAACACAGACAGACTCACGTTTGGAGGTATGACATAATCCTCAGCGCTCCACAGGTAAGGTCCTGTCTGTGAGGAGTTGATCAGAGAGACTCCTTTAACTTTGGTGATAACTGAAGTCTGGACTGCCTCCTCTTTCTCCTGGTACCCTTTCTTCACGACAAACACCCACCTTGGATTTGGACCACAAATTCATCCCTTTTAGATGTTTTAGAGACATTTTCTTGTTTATATTACGcacataaacaacattttatgatAATAATGTAGGACACACAGATACAGAGCATATTTCTGCAGTTTGTtctagtctttttttctgtgtgcaaCCCTGACCATGAAGCAGTTCTGCAATGCATGCATGAACGTGAGAGATGCACGAAGCAGAACACAACTTTATTACTGTTCTGCAACATGAAACGAGTTGAGATTTCAAAGACAACAAAGATCAAGTCTGGAACTGTGGTTACTCTTGAGGCACATGCGTGGATTCATAAGGTGGAtcacagaaacatttgattCCATCGAAAACTTTACACCCAATATGAAACAACTCCACCAAATGATTGATCTTTAGTTTGAGAAACTCTCACCCGATTATGTATCCCAGCACGGCCAGCTGATACAGTCTGAACAATATCCCGATTCTCCTGTTCTCAGCGATTACATACTTCTCTGTCTTGTAGTTAaggagagaaaagaagaagcccccCCAGCCAGACATGTCTCCCTGCAACACGCTGATCTGGACTGAAGTGGTGATCCGGGAGTTCCAGCTGACGTGTAGCAGGCGATCCAAAAGCTGGAGGGGGGGGGTGGGTCCATGTCACATAGAGGAGTTTGTTTTCCAACTCAACTTCAGTGCCAGAAGAAAGGGAACACCTGGACTTTACACTTTGTtacaaaac includes these proteins:
- the p2rx5 gene encoding P2X purinoceptor 5 isoform X3, with the protein product MSGWGGFFFSLLNYKTEKYVIAENRRIGILFRLYQLAVLGYIIGWVFVVKKGYQEKEEAVQTSVITKVKGVSLINSSQTGPYLWSAEDYVIPPNGEQVFFIVTNYIETPNQRLRFCAESPKVPNGRCQSNEDCLEGENIAAGHGIMTGLCLNRTGTCEIYAWCPVEHSKRPIFVSSALREPLLSEAENFTIYIKNFIRFPKFDFSKSNVLETSDDSYLKKCSYHKDDHPYCPIFRLRDLISNTGHDFQDMAVKGGSVGILVEWNCDLDRDSSECNPQYSFTRLDMNLNDSVTSGYNFRKEKSKTKEGIYRERRSKKTAAEKDAANSVKKTDKAEVLEEAARSEDRRGPTIPRNTGQRYSAVLSQQATEQKHHITFASPN